The proteins below come from a single Chrysoperla carnea chromosome 1, inChrCarn1.1, whole genome shotgun sequence genomic window:
- the LOC123293272 gene encoding maltase 2-like translates to MFPSPVVVKFSIAVVIFVVVTNPTETHEESLDAGEKEWWQTAVIYQIYPRTFQDSDGDGNGDLNGIRNRLPHLKDIGVTAAWLSPIYKSPQFDGGYDLTDYTDIDPMFGTLKDFDNLVSEAKKLDIKILLDFVPNHSSDQHEWFQKSVKRIEPYTSYYVWADAKIVNDTRQPPNNWISWFRKSAWEWNKERGQYYLHQFAVQEPELNFRNPHVVDEMTNVLRFWMDRDVSGFRVDTFPSLFEVESLPDEPLNLIPMDNGQLIKDCLPDDHCYHDHIHTNDHPLTYDMLEYWRHVLKEYSEATDKVPRVLMIETSSRIDLSMRYFGNDTKDGAPCFPFNIFIIFNLTKESDATDFKFLIDNYFTYLPKHGTPNWVLGSHDRHRVPNRHGVGRIDALHMLIMTLPGIAVTYNGEEIGQENGYVSWEDTKDPWGLNAGKDRYFLPQFTRDPERTPMQWDTTKNAGFSKANKTWLPVSEKYKETNVKAQASTNVDSHYNVYKALTQLRKKSTLQNGELTIQTFGKNVLIIIRELKKAPSYISILNLNDKIEDTRKILK, encoded by the exons ATGTTTCCGTCTCCTGTTGTCGtaaaatttag TATTGCAGTTGTGATCTTTGTTGTTGTCACAAATCCAACCGAAACACATGAAGAAAGTTTGGATGCAGGAGAGAAAGAATGGTGGCAAACCGCCGTAATCTATCAAATTTATCCACGAACATTCCAAGATAGTGATGGTGATGGAAATGGCGATTTAAATG GAATCAGAAATCGACTTCCACATCTAAAAGATATTGGAGTTACTGCAGCATGGCTATCTCCAATTTATAAATCACCTCAATTCGATGGAGGCTATGATCTCACTGATTATACGGACATTGATCCAATGTTCGGTACTTTAAAGGATTTCGATAACTTAGTATCTGAAGCAAAAAAGCTTGATATAAAAATTCTCCTTGATTTTGTGCCAAATCATTCCAGTGATCAACATGAATGGTTTCAGAAGTCTGTTAAACGGATTGAACCATACACCAGTTATTATGTATGGGCTGATgcaaaaattgtaaatgataCACGACAACCACCAAATAACTGGATAAGTTGGTTTCGTAAAAGTGCATGGGAATGGAATAAAGAACGTGGACAATATTATTTACATCAATTTGCAGTCCAAGAGCCCGAATTAAACTTTCGAAATCCACATGTAGTGGACGAAATGACAAATGTTTTACGGTTTTGGATGGATCGTGATGTATCTGGATTCCGTGTTGATACATTTCCCAGCTTGTTTGAAGTCGAATCTTTACCAGATGaaccattaaatttaattcccATGGACAATGGACAGTTAATAAAAGATTGTTTACCAGACGATCATTGTTATCACGATCATATTCATACGAACGATCATCCTTTGACATATGATATGTTAGAATATTGGCGTCatgttttaaaagaatattctGAAGCCACAGATAAAGTTCCAAGAGTGCTTATGATTGAAACTTCGAGTAGAATTGATTTAAGTATGAGATACTTTGGAAATGATACCAAAGATGGTGCTCCTTGTTTCCCTTTTAATatctttatcatttttaatttaacaaaagaaTCAGATGCaacagattttaaatttttaattgataactattttacatatttaccaAAACATGGTACACCAAATTGGGTG tTAGGAAGTCATGACCGACATCGTGTACCTAATCGGCATGGTGTTGGACGCATTGATGCATTACACATGCTAATAATGACATTGCCTGGAATAGCTGTTACATACAATGGAGAAGAAATTGGTCAAGAAAATGGTTACGTATCTTGGGAAGATACAAAAGATCCATGGGGCTTAAATGCAGGAAAAGATCGATACTTTTTACCACAATTCACACGTGATCCAGAACGAACACCAATGCAATGGGATACAACAAAAAATGCTGGATTTAGTAAAGCAAACAAAACTTGGTTACCAGTTAGCGAAAAGTATAAAGAAACAAATGTCAAAGCTCAAGCTTCAACTAATGTTGATTCGCATTACAATGTCTATAAAGCGTTAACACAGTTACgcaaaaaatcaactttacaaAATGGTGAATTAACGATCCAAACATTTGGGAAAAATGTTTTGATCATAATcag agaattgaaaaaagctCCTAGttatatatcaatattaaatttgaatgatAAAATCGAAGAT ACtcggaaaattttaaagtag